In Humulus lupulus chromosome 6, drHumLupu1.1, whole genome shotgun sequence, a single genomic region encodes these proteins:
- the LOC133785567 gene encoding uncharacterized mitochondrial protein AtMg00810-like yields the protein MGSSSSFISQLVLDLHKDFSLKDLGDINYFLGIQVTHTSAGFHLCQRKYVQDLLCRTKMQEAKSQGTPMNAGLKLSTYGSDSVSDPSLYRSIVGALQYATVTRPEIAYSVNKVSQFMHNPLESHWIVVKRILRYLAGTLDYGIHLQRPTQLVLEAFSDADWASDPDDRRSTTGFCVYFGGNLDAWQSKKQHTISRSSIEAEFRSLASVVTEITWIQSLLRDLHITTQPSPLVWCDNLSSVMLAANLILHARTKHIEIDLYFVRDKVLQGKLSVRHVPAISQIADCLTKPLSITHFSVLRDKLSVVSLNTLSLRGAVRDIELVS from the coding sequence ATGGGGAGTTCATCATCCTTCATATCTCAACTAGTTTTGGATCTTCATAAGGATttttctttgaaggatttgggtgaTATCAACTATTTTCTGGGCATTCAAGTAACACACACATCCGCTGGTTTTCATTTGTGTCAACGCAAATATGTTCAAGATCTTCTTTGCAGGACCAAGATGCAAGAAGCAAAATCACAAGGCACCCCAATGAATGCGGGACTCAAGCTATCTACCTATGGCAGCGACTCTGTAAGTGACCCCTCCTTGTATCGCTCTATTGTTGGTGCTTTACAATATGCTACTGTCACACGCCCAGAAATTGCATATAGTGTGAACAAGGTCTCCCAATTCATGCACAACCCTCTTGAGTCTCACTGGATTGTTGTCAAAAGGATTCTGCGATATCTAGCTGGTACACTTGATTATGGTATTCATCTTCAACGCCCAACACAGCTTGTTCTTGAAGCATTTAGTGACGCCGATTGGGCTAGTGATCCTGATGATCGTCGCTCTACAACTGGATTTTGTGTCTATTTTGGAGGTAACTTAGATGCTTGGCAATCCAAGAAACAACATACGATTTCTAGATCCTCTATAGAAGCAGAGTTTCGCAGCCTTGCCTCTGTTGTGACCGAGATCACTTGGATTCAATCCTTGCTTCGTGATCTTCACATCACTACTCAGCCTTCTCCTCTAGTTTGGTGTGACAATCTGAGTTCCGTAATGCTTGCAGCCAATCTCATTCTCCATGCAAGGACCAAACATATTGAGATTGATCTTTATTTTGTTCGTGACAAGGTGCTTCAAGGAAAACTCAGTGTTCGTCATGTTCCTGCCATTTCTCAGATTGCAGACTGCCTCACTAAGCCACTGTCCATCACTCACTTCTCTGTTTTGCGTGACAAACTCAGTGTTGTTTCCTTAAACACGCTGAGTTTGAGGGGGGCTGTTAGGGATATAGAATTAGTTAGTTAG